In one window of Streptomyces griseus subsp. griseus DNA:
- a CDS encoding MarR family winged helix-turn-helix transcriptional regulator yields MTIVRVEPDGGTRVPGPDAEATAEVPGALPEALTGFVGYLLRRVFVRFAASSGGPEDGPRDFLVLDALTGGDWASQLDLAERLGINRTLMVGVVDRLEARGQVLRTRNPDNRRQYILSLTDEGRSAVAAGRRAVAERDARLTAALTPEQVSRLKTLLARLLPPGTQDLVQGTEHLVAQAHHRLRRLGDAKLAGTGLRIRHYGPLALLATSGPCPQQRLAQELAITGPATSQLVDELVAGGMVHRGRDPHDRRRHALELTEFGHVQLKRVAEAVGLLSAETAELLGPGGGAELRALLGLLLEPDHPGVAEATGRRD; encoded by the coding sequence ATGACGATCGTGCGAGTCGAACCCGACGGCGGGACGCGGGTCCCCGGGCCGGACGCCGAGGCCACGGCCGAGGTCCCCGGCGCTCTGCCGGAAGCGCTCACCGGTTTCGTCGGCTATCTCCTGCGCCGGGTGTTCGTCCGGTTCGCGGCGAGCTCGGGCGGTCCGGAGGACGGCCCCCGGGACTTCCTCGTCCTGGACGCGCTGACCGGCGGTGACTGGGCCTCCCAGCTGGACCTGGCCGAACGCCTCGGCATCAACCGGACCCTCATGGTCGGCGTCGTCGACCGCCTGGAGGCCCGGGGCCAGGTGCTCCGCACCCGTAACCCTGACAACCGCCGCCAGTACATCCTCTCCCTGACCGACGAGGGCCGCTCCGCCGTGGCGGCGGGCCGCCGCGCGGTCGCCGAGCGGGACGCGCGGCTCACCGCCGCCCTCACCCCCGAGCAGGTCTCCCGCCTCAAGACGCTGCTCGCGCGGCTGCTGCCGCCAGGCACCCAGGACCTCGTGCAGGGCACCGAACACCTGGTGGCGCAGGCCCACCACCGGCTGCGGAGGCTGGGCGACGCGAAGCTGGCCGGAACCGGCCTGCGGATCCGCCACTACGGCCCGCTCGCCCTCCTCGCCACCTCCGGCCCCTGCCCGCAGCAGCGCCTCGCCCAGGAGCTGGCCATCACCGGGCCCGCCACCTCCCAGCTGGTGGACGAACTCGTCGCGGGCGGGATGGTCCACCGAGGGCGCGACCCGCACGACCGGCGCCGGCACGCCCTGGAGCTCACCGAGTTCGGGCACGTCCAGCTCAAGCGGGTCGCGGAGGCGGTCGGCCTGCTGTCCGCGGAGACCGCGGAACTGCTCGGCCCCGGCGGCGGGGCCGAACTGCGCGCCCTGCTGGGACTGCTCCTCGAACCCGACCACCCCGGGGTCGCCGAGGCGACGGGAAGACGCGACTGA
- a CDS encoding winged helix DNA-binding domain-containing protein, with the protein MTRTPDSPRGGGRSPVLSTRALNRATLARQLLLDRADVPPLDAVAHLCGMQAQEPQEPFTGLWSRLRGFQPGALDDLLTGRQVVRTHLMRRTVHLVAAEDVLAWRARHNAMLRQRVLGTYRRELAGVDLDELAAAGRAVLADGEPRSMAQLARAVADRWPEPGTRPLGEMLVAGVLPMVQLPPRGVWRTKAGVRNALVSAWLGREIDPLPAAEDGSDPVGQELVRRYLAAYGPAATADVRAWSGLAGLPGAVAALRGELVTFRDERGRELLDLPDAPRPDPDAPAPVRFLPAFDNAILGYDDRTRIIDDADRGLSVAGARVVLVDGRVSATWDVEGETGAVVVTPLRAFSRAERSEVAEEGRELAAFLSDGESRRVRVASSS; encoded by the coding sequence GTGACCCGTACGCCCGACAGCCCGAGGGGCGGCGGACGTTCGCCTGTTCTCAGCACTCGTGCGCTCAACCGCGCCACGCTGGCGCGGCAGTTGCTGCTCGACCGGGCCGACGTGCCGCCCCTCGACGCCGTCGCACACCTCTGCGGGATGCAGGCGCAGGAGCCCCAGGAGCCCTTCACCGGCCTCTGGTCGCGGCTGCGGGGGTTCCAACCAGGGGCACTCGACGACCTGTTGACCGGGCGGCAGGTCGTACGCACCCATCTCATGCGCCGCACCGTCCACCTCGTCGCCGCCGAGGACGTCCTCGCCTGGCGGGCCCGCCACAACGCCATGCTGCGGCAGCGCGTGCTCGGGACCTACCGCCGCGAGCTCGCCGGGGTCGATCTCGACGAACTCGCGGCGGCGGGGCGGGCGGTGCTGGCCGACGGCGAGCCCCGCTCCATGGCCCAGCTCGCCCGCGCGGTCGCCGACCGCTGGCCGGAGCCCGGGACACGGCCGCTCGGCGAGATGCTCGTCGCGGGCGTCCTGCCGATGGTGCAGCTGCCGCCGCGCGGGGTGTGGCGAACGAAGGCGGGGGTGCGCAACGCGCTGGTCTCCGCCTGGCTGGGGCGCGAGATCGACCCGCTGCCCGCGGCGGAGGACGGGTCGGACCCGGTGGGGCAGGAGCTGGTACGCCGCTATCTCGCCGCGTACGGGCCCGCCGCCACAGCCGACGTACGCGCCTGGTCCGGTCTCGCCGGGCTGCCGGGCGCGGTCGCCGCCCTCCGCGGGGAGCTGGTCACCTTCCGCGACGAGCGCGGCCGGGAGCTGCTGGATCTCCCCGACGCGCCACGCCCGGACCCCGACGCCCCCGCGCCCGTACGGTTCCTGCCGGCCTTCGACAACGCGATCCTGGGCTACGACGACCGCACCCGGATCATCGACGACGCCGACCGGGGCCTGTCGGTCGCCGGTGCCCGGGTCGTCCTGGTCGACGGCCGGGTCTCCGCGACCTGGGACGTGGAGGGGGAGACGGGCGCCGTGGTGGTCACGCCGCTGCGGGCGTTCTCCCGGGCCGAACGGAGCGAAGTCGCCGAGGAGGGGCGGGAGTTGGCGGCGTTCCTCTCGGACGGGGAGAGTCGGCGGGTACGGGTCGCGTCATCGTCGTGA
- a CDS encoding DinB family protein: protein MTMTSSPSPALDGERADLLAELADARAALIRTVQGLDDEQIAERPTVSALCLGGLVKHVASTEESWLRFVVEGPSAMAFDLPEGVTWEDFGAGTASAYPQWAIDRQNDFQVLPGETLAGVLARYEEVAARTAEVVAGLRDLSVTHPLPDAPWNEPGAVRSARRVLIHVIAETTQHAGHADILREAIDGQTST from the coding sequence ATGACCATGACCTCCTCCCCCTCCCCCGCCCTCGACGGCGAGCGCGCCGACCTCCTCGCCGAGCTGGCCGACGCACGGGCCGCCCTGATCCGTACGGTGCAGGGGCTCGACGACGAGCAGATCGCCGAGCGGCCGACCGTCAGCGCGCTCTGTCTGGGCGGGCTGGTCAAGCATGTCGCCTCCACCGAGGAGAGCTGGCTGCGCTTCGTCGTCGAGGGCCCCTCCGCGATGGCCTTCGACCTGCCCGAGGGTGTGACCTGGGAGGACTTCGGGGCCGGGACCGCGAGCGCGTACCCGCAGTGGGCCATCGACCGCCAGAACGACTTCCAGGTGCTGCCCGGCGAGACCCTGGCCGGCGTGCTCGCCCGGTACGAGGAGGTCGCCGCCCGCACGGCGGAGGTCGTCGCCGGCCTCCGCGACCTGTCGGTCACGCACCCGCTGCCCGACGCGCCCTGGAACGAGCCCGGGGCCGTCCGCAGCGCCCGCCGCGTGCTGATCCACGTCATCGCCGAGACCACCCAGCACGCCGGGCACGCGGACATCCTGCGCGAGGCGATCGACGGGCAGACCTCGACGTGA
- a CDS encoding helix-turn-helix transcriptional regulator: protein MPKTSARLLSLLSLLQARRDWPGALLAERLDVSPRTVRRDVDRLRELGYPVVAMKGPDGGYRLDAGTELPPLLFDDEQAVALAVALQIATTTGAGIEEAAARALHTVRQVLPARLRHRVDTLQVTAVDRPAARPEPQVDGGVLMALGSAVHAREVLRFDYRPVSGAGRGSSGHGAGAGSVREPSDPGPGPASGQGPSDHSPASSVARGSADSRGPSDHNPGSASGQGPEHPPPPRRVEPHHLVTWGRRWYLVAWDLERDDWRTFRADRIAPRTPTGPRFTPRELPGGSVAAFITARFRGVTTAAEDGVGGWPCRGEVILGLPAADVLRHTREGIVEELGPDRCRLVLGSWSWLGLAAAIGRFDADIEVIGPPELAAAFGHLATRYAAAATPPRRP from the coding sequence ATGCCGAAAACCTCAGCGCGGCTGCTGTCGCTGCTCTCCCTGCTCCAGGCACGCCGGGACTGGCCGGGTGCGCTGCTGGCCGAACGGCTGGACGTCAGTCCGCGTACCGTACGCCGCGATGTGGACCGGTTGCGGGAGCTCGGCTATCCGGTGGTGGCCATGAAGGGCCCGGACGGCGGCTACCGCCTCGACGCGGGTACGGAGCTGCCGCCGCTCCTCTTCGACGACGAGCAGGCCGTGGCCCTGGCGGTCGCCCTGCAGATCGCGACGACCACGGGCGCGGGGATCGAGGAGGCGGCGGCCCGCGCACTGCACACGGTCCGCCAGGTGCTGCCCGCCCGCCTGCGCCACCGCGTCGACACCCTCCAGGTCACGGCCGTGGACCGCCCGGCCGCCCGCCCGGAGCCCCAGGTGGACGGCGGCGTACTGATGGCGCTCGGGTCCGCCGTCCACGCACGCGAGGTGCTGCGCTTCGACTACAGGCCGGTGTCGGGGGCGGGGCGGGGGTCCTCTGGCCACGGAGCGGGGGCGGGGTCGGTGCGGGAGCCCTCCGATCCCGGCCCGGGGCCGGCATCGGGGCAGGGACCCTCCGATCACAGTCCGGCGTCGAGCGTGGCGCGAGGGTCCGCCGACTCGCGAGGACCCTCCGATCACAACCCGGGATCGGCATCGGGGCAGGGGCCGGAGCACCCGCCCCCGCCCCGCCGGGTGGAGCCCCACCACCTCGTCACCTGGGGCCGGCGCTGGTACCTCGTGGCCTGGGACCTCGAACGGGACGACTGGCGGACCTTCCGCGCCGACCGGATCGCCCCGCGTACCCCCACCGGTCCCCGCTTCACCCCACGTGAGCTGCCCGGCGGCAGCGTGGCGGCCTTCATCACCGCTCGGTTCCGGGGCGTCACCACGGCCGCCGAGGACGGCGTCGGCGGATGGCCCTGCCGAGGCGAGGTGATCCTCGGCCTCCCCGCCGCCGACGTCCTGCGCCACACCCGCGAGGGGATCGTCGAGGAACTCGGCCCGGACCGATGCCGCCTCGTCCTGGGTTCGTGGTCGTGGCTCGGGCTGGCCGCCGCGATCGGCAGGTTCGACGCGGACATCGAGGTGATCGGACCACCTGAACTGGCGGCAGCGTTCGGGCACTTGGCGACCCGGTACGCGGCAGCGGCGACGCCACCCCGTCGCCCGTGA
- a CDS encoding NAD(P)-dependent oxidoreductase has product MSLPSEQHDRSAVTVLGLGPMGRALAGAFLAAGLPTTVWNRTPGRDRELVVRGAVGARSAEEAVSASALTVVCVVNYDAVDAILRPAAVTGALKGRTLVNLTADTPDRARDAAAWAAGHGVRYLDGAIMTPTVTIGTPDAVLIYSGPEDLYREHRSVLDALGGTHTHLSEKICRAAAYDIALLDIFWTAMSGFNHALAVARAEGITARELAPFAAGIGAILPTIFSEVAEEVDQGTFSGEGNPLTSAASTMAHVIHASEAHGIDAGVMRAAEGLARQAIGLGHGAEGLHRVSELLGRAAALHKSRQD; this is encoded by the coding sequence ATGTCTCTGCCGAGTGAGCAGCATGACCGGTCTGCCGTCACCGTCCTGGGGCTGGGACCGATGGGGCGGGCCCTGGCGGGCGCGTTCCTCGCTGCCGGGCTGCCTACCACCGTATGGAATCGGACGCCTGGACGGGACCGGGAGCTGGTCGTACGTGGGGCGGTCGGCGCTCGCTCGGCCGAAGAGGCCGTTTCCGCGAGCGCGTTGACCGTCGTCTGCGTCGTGAACTACGACGCCGTGGACGCGATTCTGCGGCCCGCCGCGGTCACCGGTGCGCTCAAGGGGCGCACGCTGGTCAATCTGACGGCCGACACCCCGGACCGGGCCCGCGACGCGGCGGCGTGGGCGGCGGGGCACGGCGTCCGGTACCTGGACGGGGCGATCATGACGCCGACCGTGACCATCGGGACCCCCGACGCCGTACTCATCTACAGCGGACCCGAGGACCTCTACCGCGAACACCGTTCTGTACTCGACGCGTTGGGCGGCACGCACACCCACCTGAGCGAGAAGATCTGCCGGGCGGCGGCCTACGACATCGCGCTGCTGGACATCTTCTGGACCGCGATGTCCGGCTTCAACCACGCCCTGGCGGTGGCCCGGGCCGAAGGAATCACCGCCCGGGAGCTGGCCCCCTTCGCCGCCGGGATCGGCGCCATCCTGCCGACGATCTTCTCGGAGGTCGCGGAGGAGGTGGACCAGGGGACGTTCTCCGGCGAGGGCAATCCGCTCACCTCGGCGGCGTCCACCATGGCCCACGTCATCCACGCCTCCGAGGCCCACGGCATCGACGCGGGCGTCATGCGCGCCGCCGAGGGCCTCGCCCGGCAGGCCATCGGGCTCGGTCATGGCGCGGAGGGGCTCCACCGGGTCTCCGAGTTGCTGGGGCGGGCGGCAGCGTTGCACAAGTCCCGCCAGGATTAG
- a CDS encoding winged helix-turn-helix transcriptional regulator: protein MTRSRAQDVNVCGVTAAIAVIDGKWKTGLIWLLSSGPRRPGELRRQLPGLSEKVLTQALREMAADGLVRREVHDVLPLKTTYSLTEDGQELSELLDALSDWGHRRLARLTEPESAS from the coding sequence ATGACGCGCAGCCGCGCCCAGGACGTGAACGTCTGCGGGGTCACCGCCGCGATCGCTGTGATCGACGGAAAGTGGAAGACGGGCCTGATCTGGCTGCTGTCGTCCGGACCGCGCCGCCCGGGCGAGCTGCGCCGTCAGCTGCCGGGCCTCAGCGAGAAGGTGCTGACTCAGGCGCTCCGCGAGATGGCGGCCGACGGGCTGGTGCGCCGGGAGGTGCATGACGTACTGCCGCTGAAGACGACGTACTCGCTGACCGAGGACGGCCAGGAACTCTCCGAACTCCTCGACGCCCTCTCCGACTGGGGCCACCGCCGCCTGGCGAGGCTCACCGAGCCCGAGTCGGCCTCCTGA
- a CDS encoding alpha/beta fold hydrolase, translated as MPNLPTFVLVHGAFANSFSFAPLQAELALFGHRSAAVDLPGHGFEATFPAAYQAPQDLGALAAEPGSIRGVRLAANVARVIEVLERAKRNGPTVLVAHSRGGATITAVANARPELIDRIVYVSAWCPVDLDVAGYYAEPEMADVDPAAFAATLVGNPAELGLLRTNFRTADPAALATFKEAFAADLTDDEFRTFLNTFQPDENLDAGTPADRAQAATWGRIPRTYVRLAADVSVPPAVQDRMIREADALTPDNPFDVRTLEGSHLRWLVHPRPAAELLAGLAAR; from the coding sequence ATGCCGAATCTGCCGACCTTCGTTCTTGTCCATGGGGCCTTCGCGAACTCGTTCTCGTTCGCACCCTTGCAGGCCGAACTCGCCCTGTTCGGCCACCGGTCGGCCGCGGTCGACCTGCCGGGGCACGGGTTCGAGGCGACCTTTCCCGCGGCTTACCAGGCGCCCCAGGATCTCGGCGCCCTCGCCGCGGAGCCGGGAAGCATCAGAGGGGTGAGGCTCGCCGCCAACGTCGCCCGCGTGATCGAGGTGCTCGAACGGGCCAAGCGGAACGGGCCCACCGTCCTCGTCGCCCACAGCAGGGGCGGGGCCACGATCACTGCCGTCGCCAACGCGCGGCCCGAGCTGATCGACCGGATCGTCTACGTCTCCGCCTGGTGTCCCGTCGATCTCGATGTGGCCGGCTACTACGCCGAGCCGGAGATGGCGGACGTCGACCCGGCCGCCTTCGCCGCCACGCTCGTCGGCAACCCGGCCGAACTCGGTCTGCTCCGCACCAACTTCCGCACCGCCGACCCGGCGGCGCTCGCCACGTTCAAGGAGGCCTTCGCCGCCGACCTCACCGATGACGAGTTCCGTACCTTCCTGAACACCTTCCAGCCCGACGAGAACCTCGACGCCGGTACGCCGGCCGACCGGGCCCAGGCCGCGACCTGGGGGCGGATCCCCAGGACCTATGTCCGCCTGGCCGCCGATGTCAGCGTGCCGCCCGCCGTCCAGGACCGCATGATCCGCGAGGCGGACGCGCTCACCCCCGACAACCCCTTCGACGTCCGCACCCTCGAAGGCAGCCACCTCCGCTGGCTCGTCCACCCGCGGCCCGCCGCCGAGCTGCTCGCCGGCCTGGCGGCACGCTGA
- a CDS encoding helix-turn-helix domain-containing protein produces MASLNVGNLGEYLREQRNAAQLSLRQLAEAAGVSNPYLSQIERGLRKPSADVLQQVAKALRISAETLYVRAGILDEREREELETRAVILADPSINERQKNVLLQIYDSFRRENGFVPEADGTPRTSTAGGTDRTDGIDGTGQAPGAAGVPEAGPTLKADATEDDNPHS; encoded by the coding sequence ATGGCATCACTCAACGTCGGCAATCTCGGTGAGTACCTCCGGGAGCAGCGCAACGCCGCGCAGCTCTCGTTGCGGCAGCTCGCCGAGGCCGCCGGGGTGTCGAATCCGTATCTCAGCCAGATCGAGCGCGGCCTGCGCAAGCCCAGTGCGGATGTGCTGCAGCAGGTGGCCAAGGCGCTGCGGATCTCGGCCGAGACCCTCTACGTACGGGCGGGGATCCTCGACGAGCGGGAGCGGGAGGAGCTTGAGACGCGGGCGGTGATTCTGGCCGATCCGTCGATCAACGAGCGGCAGAAGAACGTTCTGCTGCAGATCTACGACTCCTTCCGCCGCGAGAACGGGTTCGTGCCCGAGGCGGATGGGACGCCCAGGACGTCCACGGCCGGCGGGACGGACAGGACCGACGGGATCGACGGGACCGGCCAGGCGCCTGGAGCGGCCGGGGTGCCTGAAGCGGGCCCGACGCTCAAGGCGGATGCCACGGAAGACGACAACCCTCACAGCTAG
- a CDS encoding DUF2516 family protein, whose amino-acid sequence MLLSAFGSLLQLLYLGMLVLAVVAFVFAATAREDAYRAADKKKKSFWLIILGVAVAVNLLIPFLFLQLAGVVASIVFMVDVRPALKEVSGGSGGGRRGGSSSDGPYGPYNGGR is encoded by the coding sequence ATGTTGCTCTCCGCATTCGGCTCACTCCTCCAGCTGCTCTACCTGGGCATGCTGGTGCTGGCCGTGGTCGCCTTCGTCTTCGCGGCGACCGCCCGGGAGGACGCCTACCGGGCCGCCGACAAGAAGAAGAAGTCCTTCTGGCTGATCATTCTCGGCGTCGCCGTGGCCGTGAACCTGCTCATCCCGTTCCTCTTCCTCCAGCTCGCGGGTGTGGTGGCGTCGATCGTGTTCATGGTCGACGTACGGCCCGCGCTCAAGGAGGTCTCGGGGGGCAGCGGCGGTGGCCGCCGGGGCGGTTCCAGCAGTGACGGGCCCTACGGGCCGTACAACGGCGGTCGCTGA
- a CDS encoding PP2C family protein-serine/threonine phosphatase, translating to MPVPVPVPQRRAVPAAETKHGADLTVLVIEDDPAGSITGPELSAAAGTRVRIRTARNLTEAGRLLTDDVDCILLDLTLSVPATTANAAAPGHRPEPAPGRADELAVLTHVLRIAPLHAVLVLTAQDDRELAAEAVRVGAQDYLYRGELDARVLSRAIRYAVERKRADIAQHQLTESGLRAQENARLERGLLPTPLLEGSDLSFAARYRPGRSRALLGGDFYDTVRTPDGTVHAMIGDVCGHGPDEAALGVELRIAWRALTLAGLCGDRLLSTLQQVLEHERQSEEIFATLCTVDIAPDGRRAGLCLAGHPAPLLARHGRPARLLPYEDGGPALGLLPRARWPRRQVELGAEWSLMMYTDGLIEGRVGAGSSQRLGQDGMVAMVNSRLEQGLAGEELLEAAVAEVRELNGGELTDDVAVLLLGRAPERIRRRGRSASHPGPVSTAPAVPAAASVQRPPLYGP from the coding sequence ATGCCCGTACCCGTACCCGTACCGCAGCGACGTGCCGTACCCGCTGCGGAGACCAAGCATGGCGCCGACCTCACCGTCCTGGTGATCGAGGACGACCCGGCGGGCAGCATCACGGGACCCGAACTCTCGGCAGCGGCCGGCACCCGCGTCCGTATCCGCACCGCCCGCAACCTCACCGAGGCCGGGCGGCTGCTCACCGACGACGTGGACTGCATCCTGCTGGACCTCACGCTGTCCGTGCCCGCCACCACGGCGAACGCCGCCGCCCCCGGGCACCGGCCCGAGCCCGCCCCCGGCCGCGCCGACGAGCTGGCGGTGCTCACCCACGTACTGCGGATCGCCCCGCTCCACGCGGTCCTCGTGCTCACCGCGCAGGACGACAGGGAGCTGGCGGCCGAGGCGGTACGCGTCGGGGCGCAGGACTACCTGTACCGGGGCGAGCTGGACGCGCGGGTGCTGAGCCGCGCGATCCGGTACGCCGTGGAGCGGAAGCGGGCCGACATCGCCCAGCACCAGCTGACGGAGTCCGGGCTGCGCGCCCAGGAGAACGCCCGCCTGGAACGCGGCCTGCTGCCCACCCCGCTCCTGGAGGGCTCCGACCTGAGCTTCGCCGCCCGCTACCGGCCGGGCCGCAGCCGCGCCCTCCTCGGCGGCGACTTCTACGACACCGTCCGCACCCCCGACGGCACGGTCCACGCGATGATCGGCGACGTCTGCGGGCACGGACCGGACGAGGCGGCGCTCGGTGTGGAGCTGCGGATCGCCTGGCGGGCGCTGACGCTGGCCGGGCTCTGCGGCGACCGGCTGCTCTCCACCCTCCAGCAGGTGCTGGAGCACGAACGGCAGAGCGAGGAGATCTTCGCGACGCTCTGCACCGTCGACATCGCCCCTGACGGCCGCCGCGCCGGGCTCTGCCTGGCCGGCCACCCGGCACCGCTGCTGGCCCGGCACGGCCGGCCGGCGCGACTGCTCCCGTACGAGGACGGCGGCCCGGCGCTCGGGCTGCTGCCGCGCGCCCGGTGGCCGCGCCGCCAGGTGGAGCTGGGGGCGGAGTGGAGTCTGATGATGTACACGGACGGGCTGATCGAGGGCCGCGTCGGGGCGGGCAGCAGTCAGCGGCTCGGCCAGGACGGCATGGTCGCGATGGTCAACAGCCGGCTGGAGCAGGGGCTCGCGGGCGAGGAGCTGCTGGAGGCGGCCGTCGCCGAGGTGCGCGAGCTGAACGGCGGCGAGCTGACGGACGACGTGGCGGTGCTGCTGCTGGGCCGCGCCCCGGAGCGGATACGGCGACGGGGCCGGAGCGCCTCGCACCCCGGCCCCGTGTCGACCGCTCCTGCCGTCCCCGCGGCCGCGAGCGTTCAGCGACCGCCGTTGTACGGCCCGTAG
- a CDS encoding NlpC/P60 family protein — MNRRHCAAAAITLVCALGLLTVPVQAVAAPAPDTSPSPPASSPSAPSPLPGSSERDLEKVREQIETLYRKAGAATDAYNLAEEQTKKQSGEIVKLAKAIVDGQARIAELKDRAGAQAREQYRNGGLPPGAQLVLSNDPQLFLDGVNKVRTSQQASKTVLAELTRTQEDLETYTQDASSNWHKLETNRVKQAKAKKKINAQIAAAEKLESQLEKKERARLRQLEQDAANRAQSAWLATLPMPNLGAGGATTAAGKAAVAFATAQIGKPYVWGATGPGSYDCSGLTSQAWAAAGRPIPRTSQEQWRLLPRIEIQDMRPGDLIIYHADASHVGMYVGDGAIVHSPRPGRHVTLAGAGSMQILGVVRPDK, encoded by the coding sequence GTGAACCGACGCCACTGTGCCGCCGCGGCCATCACGCTGGTCTGTGCGCTGGGCCTGCTGACCGTTCCGGTCCAGGCGGTGGCCGCACCGGCGCCGGACACGTCGCCGTCCCCTCCGGCCTCCTCCCCCTCCGCGCCCTCCCCTCTCCCCGGCTCGTCCGAGAGGGACCTCGAAAAGGTCCGCGAGCAGATCGAGACGCTCTACCGGAAGGCCGGGGCGGCGACGGACGCGTACAACCTCGCCGAGGAGCAGACCAAGAAGCAGTCCGGCGAGATCGTGAAGCTGGCCAAGGCGATCGTCGACGGCCAGGCCCGGATAGCCGAGCTGAAGGACCGCGCCGGCGCCCAGGCGCGCGAGCAGTACCGCAACGGCGGCCTGCCGCCCGGGGCCCAGCTGGTCCTCAGCAACGACCCGCAGCTCTTCCTGGACGGGGTCAACAAGGTCCGCACCAGCCAGCAGGCGAGCAAGACGGTCCTGGCCGAGCTGACCCGGACCCAGGAGGACCTGGAGACGTACACCCAGGACGCCAGCAGCAACTGGCACAAGCTGGAGACGAACCGGGTCAAGCAGGCCAAGGCCAAGAAGAAGATCAACGCCCAGATAGCCGCAGCGGAGAAGCTCGAATCGCAGCTGGAGAAGAAGGAGCGGGCCCGTCTCCGCCAGTTGGAGCAGGACGCCGCGAACAGGGCGCAGTCCGCCTGGCTCGCCACCCTGCCCATGCCGAACCTCGGCGCCGGCGGCGCGACGACCGCGGCCGGCAAGGCGGCGGTGGCCTTCGCGACAGCGCAGATAGGCAAGCCGTACGTGTGGGGGGCCACGGGCCCCGGCTCGTACGACTGCTCGGGCCTGACCTCGCAGGCCTGGGCCGCGGCGGGCCGGCCGATCCCGCGCACCTCGCAGGAGCAGTGGCGGCTGCTCCCCCGCATCGAGATCCAGGACATGCGCCCGGGCGACCTGATCATCTACCACGCCGACGCCAGCCATGTCGGGATGTACGTCGGCGACGGCGCGATCGTCCACTCCCCGCGCCCCGGCCGCCATGTCACGCTGGCGGGCGCGGGCTCCATGCAGATCCTCGGCGTGGTGCGGCCGGACAAGTAG
- a CDS encoding class I SAM-dependent methyltransferase, with translation MRQRPIGTATRGTTNPNRLRRMDRWIAAVHGPALRRAQSPVAVDLGYGAAPWTAVELLARLRTAEPRTSVAGIEIDPERVAAAKPYEREGLTFVHGGFEIPLAVRPVLIRAANVLRQYDEDQVAEVWARLCSRLAPDGLLVEGTCDEIGRRHVWVALGPEGPRTVTFATRLGSLERPSDLAERLPKALIHRNVPGEPVHAFLRDFDRAWAAASPYASLGARQRWIAAVRALSADWPVSDGVRRWRQGEVTVGWDALRPGSR, from the coding sequence ATGCGCCAGCGCCCCATCGGCACCGCCACCCGCGGGACCACCAACCCGAACCGGCTGCGCCGCATGGACCGCTGGATCGCCGCCGTGCACGGCCCCGCCCTGCGCCGCGCGCAGTCCCCCGTGGCCGTCGATCTCGGGTACGGGGCAGCGCCCTGGACCGCCGTGGAGCTGCTGGCCCGGCTGCGTACCGCCGAGCCCCGCACCTCCGTGGCGGGCATCGAGATCGATCCGGAGCGGGTCGCGGCGGCGAAGCCGTACGAACGGGAGGGGCTCACCTTCGTCCACGGCGGCTTCGAGATCCCGCTGGCGGTGCGGCCCGTGCTCATCCGGGCGGCGAACGTACTGCGCCAGTACGACGAGGACCAGGTCGCCGAGGTCTGGGCGCGGCTCTGCTCCCGGCTCGCCCCCGACGGGCTGCTGGTGGAGGGGACCTGCGACGAGATCGGGCGCCGGCATGTGTGGGTGGCGCTGGGGCCCGAGGGGCCGCGCACCGTCACCTTCGCGACCCGGCTCGGCTCGCTGGAGCGCCCCTCCGACCTCGCGGAGCGACTGCCGAAGGCGCTGATCCACCGCAACGTGCCGGGCGAGCCGGTCCACGCGTTCCTGCGCGACTTCGACCGGGCCTGGGCGGCGGCCTCCCCGTACGCGTCGCTCGGCGCCCGGCAGCGCTGGATCGCGGCGGTGCGGGCGCTGTCGGCCGACTGGCCGGTGAGCGACGGCGTACGGCGGTGGCGGCAGGGCGAGGTCACCGTCGGGTGGGACGCGCTGCGGCCCGGCAGCCGCTGA